The Leptospira hartskeerlii genome contains a region encoding:
- the thiS gene encoding sulfur carrier protein ThiS, giving the protein MIVNGKEFSLKELSSPDLFSLLESLKLKPETVAIQKNGEILKRDHWKNSFLEEGDKIEILKFVGGG; this is encoded by the coding sequence ATGATCGTAAACGGTAAGGAATTTTCTCTAAAGGAACTTTCTTCTCCGGATTTATTTTCCCTATTAGAATCCTTAAAATTAAAACCGGAAACGGTAGCGATCCAGAAAAATGGAGAGATCCTAAAAAGGGACCACTGGAAGAATTCTTTCCTAGAGGAAGGGGATAAAATTGAGATCCTGAAATTTGTAGGAGGAGGTTGA
- a CDS encoding 16S rRNA (uracil(1498)-N(3))-methyltransferase: MSPEEIVFFRPGFSSSPELKLEGEEISHLKAFRVFSEDKTVIIKDGVGASFVYNVPSSSKIGSLVRTEKIERPKARAKIATAIPKGNRLEWLIQKGTELGITEFIFLVFSHSDRKDLNPERLLKVAAEASSQSGQDLLPEIKGPIALSKFLEGSKSNKEELLLFDPRSEVQITPDNIQNKTVLIGPEGGFRKEELELISQFGVLSVNVGESILRIETAGIFAASLFRLGNLR; encoded by the coding sequence ATGTCGCCTGAAGAGATCGTTTTTTTTCGACCTGGATTTTCTTCTTCTCCTGAACTAAAACTAGAGGGAGAAGAGATCTCTCATTTAAAAGCATTTCGAGTTTTTTCGGAAGATAAAACTGTCATTATCAAAGACGGTGTAGGTGCAAGTTTTGTGTATAATGTACCTTCTTCTTCTAAAATCGGAAGTCTTGTCCGCACGGAAAAAATAGAAAGACCTAAAGCTAGAGCAAAGATAGCGACTGCAATTCCGAAAGGGAATCGACTAGAGTGGCTCATCCAAAAAGGAACCGAGCTTGGGATCACTGAATTTATTTTTTTAGTATTTTCTCATTCGGATCGAAAGGACCTAAATCCGGAAAGACTTTTGAAAGTTGCTGCGGAAGCCTCTTCTCAATCCGGCCAGGATCTTTTGCCTGAGATCAAAGGACCGATCGCACTTTCTAAATTTTTAGAAGGATCGAAATCGAACAAAGAGGAGCTTCTTCTTTTTGATCCGAGATCTGAAGTGCAGATTACTCCGGATAACATACAAAACAAAACCGTTTTAATCGGACCGGAAGGTGGATTTAGGAAAGAAGAATTAGAACTGATCTCTCAGTTTGGAGTTTTATCTGTGAATGTGGGAGAATCTATTTTAAGAATAGAGACCGCTGGAATTTTTGCGGCCTCTCTGTTTAGACTAGGAAACTTGCGCTGA
- a CDS encoding outer membrane lipoprotein-sorting protein, protein MTGEISHAQAPPDKARVAQELVARLDQALLKTDGLVKANLILIKKTGDSWTWDMSIFRKGEDSLSLFESKGRGLEYKILFKEDGELIFAFNALSRKIFKKNDEEKYENHLNTGFSFVDLAGTSYQANYNPIVQSDLDIAGKKMKRVALRPIVPYFYSKLILLLEPDTLRPIRLDFHDKDGVLYKTMNIKYGPVKVKAKQKITKEDIVSRLEMLDLNTGAISVLEYTEVDRDVKPDPSLFELDNLNRL, encoded by the coding sequence ATGACTGGGGAAATTTCCCACGCTCAGGCTCCACCTGATAAAGCAAGAGTCGCTCAGGAACTAGTCGCTAGACTGGATCAAGCACTCTTGAAGACGGACGGTTTAGTCAAAGCAAACCTGATCCTGATCAAAAAAACAGGTGATTCTTGGACCTGGGACATGAGTATTTTCAGAAAGGGAGAAGATTCACTCTCCCTATTCGAAAGTAAGGGCCGCGGTCTAGAATATAAGATCTTATTCAAGGAAGACGGAGAATTGATCTTCGCCTTCAATGCACTTTCCAGAAAAATTTTCAAAAAGAACGACGAAGAAAAATACGAGAATCACCTCAATACTGGATTCAGTTTTGTGGATCTGGCAGGAACTTCGTACCAAGCAAATTATAATCCGATTGTTCAAAGCGATTTAGATATTGCGGGTAAGAAGATGAAACGAGTGGCACTTCGACCAATCGTTCCGTATTTTTATTCCAAACTAATCTTACTTTTGGAACCGGATACATTGAGACCGATCCGTTTAGATTTTCATGATAAGGACGGGGTACTTTACAAAACAATGAACATAAAGTACGGTCCTGTTAAGGTAAAAGCGAAACAGAAGATCACAAAAGAAGATATAGTTAGTAGATTGGAAATGTTGGATCTGAATACGGGTGCGATCAGCGTATTGGAATATACTGAAGTGGACAGAGATGTAAAACCGGATCCTTCTCTATTCGAATTGGATAATCTAAACAGACTTTGA
- a CDS encoding thiamine phosphate synthase — MEFPLRPRHSIWKAPGIYPILDLEYCSKFSKDPIGIVELWNYQREWIPFYQIRAKKETLDTLKKVYKSLIDTFPDFPIILNDYWEEALEWKCFGLHIGKEDYASLSLEDKKKIRSSGLYFGTSCHNSEDIAGLEPGVWDYTGLGPVYATNSKETEDIPVGILGVQEALQIAKIPVTPIGGIGPKQIIELSELGPLSYAMIASASERDSFYDCIRILKEIKNP, encoded by the coding sequence TTGGAATTCCCACTTAGACCCAGACATAGTATCTGGAAAGCACCCGGCATTTATCCAATCTTAGATCTAGAATATTGTTCTAAATTTTCCAAGGACCCGATCGGTATCGTGGAACTCTGGAATTACCAAAGAGAATGGATCCCATTTTATCAGATACGTGCTAAAAAAGAGACTCTGGATACATTAAAGAAGGTTTATAAAAGTCTGATAGATACCTTTCCTGATTTCCCGATCATATTGAACGACTATTGGGAAGAAGCATTAGAATGGAAATGTTTCGGGCTTCATATCGGAAAAGAAGACTATGCTTCTCTATCTTTAGAGGATAAAAAGAAGATCCGCTCTAGCGGTCTATACTTCGGTACTTCCTGTCATAATTCGGAAGACATTGCAGGTTTAGAACCTGGAGTCTGGGACTATACCGGCCTTGGGCCTGTATATGCTACGAACTCAAAAGAGACGGAAGATATTCCAGTAGGGATTTTGGGCGTCCAAGAAGCCTTACAAATTGCTAAAATACCTGTCACTCCGATCGGAGGAATAGGCCCTAAACAGATTATCGAGTTATCAGAGTTAGGCCCATTATCGTATGCGATGATTGCATCCGCTTCTGAAAGAGATTCTTTTTACGATTGCATTCGTATCCTTAAGGAGATAAAGAATCCGTAA
- a CDS encoding WecB/TagA/CpsF family glycosyltransferase, with protein MKQPGEIRHLSAKDDRDYLLDYQTLNVDDLEKAPILGVPFDNASLDEAVAKIYHLMEEKDKFHHVLLLDPIKTMAIRKGKKLHRIAQKASLILAEGAGLQWAAKKLGGELKERIPTIALMMDLVRLCELRNYSIFLLGGKEEIVEKVYFNLSRHFPGVRIVGRHAGYLNTQRELLVKESIRKTSPNIIFLAMDFPDQEIWVENNTAFFGHAVVIGVGPAMDILSGKVKKAPNVFKLKGLTWLWRIMVRPWRLIRLSRMFGFFIVVAIKSLFVKKKK; from the coding sequence ATGAAACAGCCAGGGGAAATACGCCATCTATCTGCGAAGGATGATCGCGACTACTTACTAGATTATCAGACCCTGAATGTGGACGATTTGGAAAAGGCTCCCATTTTAGGTGTGCCATTTGATAACGCGAGCTTAGATGAGGCAGTAGCAAAAATTTATCATCTCATGGAAGAGAAGGATAAATTCCATCACGTCCTTCTCTTGGATCCGATCAAGACAATGGCTATCCGTAAAGGAAAGAAGTTACATCGGATCGCGCAAAAAGCTAGTTTAATTTTAGCGGAAGGTGCAGGTCTACAATGGGCTGCTAAAAAATTAGGTGGAGAATTAAAAGAGAGAATTCCCACAATCGCACTTATGATGGACTTAGTCCGTTTATGCGAGCTTAGAAATTATTCGATTTTTCTTTTAGGCGGAAAGGAAGAGATTGTTGAGAAAGTTTATTTTAATCTTTCCAGACATTTTCCTGGAGTTCGTATCGTAGGACGTCATGCGGGATATTTAAACACACAACGTGAGTTGCTTGTTAAGGAATCCATCCGTAAGACAAGTCCGAATATTATATTTCTCGCAATGGATTTCCCGGACCAAGAGATCTGGGTAGAGAATAATACAGCATTTTTCGGTCACGCAGTAGTGATCGGTGTAGGTCCTGCTATGGACATTCTTTCCGGAAAAGTAAAAAAGGCTCCGAATGTTTTCAAACTAAAAGGTCTAACTTGGCTTTGGAGAATTATGGTCCGCCCTTGGAGACTAATCCGCCTGAGCAGAATGTTCGGATTTTTTATCGTTGTAGCTATCAAATCTCTTTTTGTAAAAAAGAAGAAGTAA